In the genome of Arthrobacter citreus, one region contains:
- a CDS encoding helix-turn-helix transcriptional regulator, with amino-acid sequence MAFSYDKLWKLIIDMRINKTTLRDKAGITSSSLARLSKNENVSMDVLDRICTCLDCKLEDIVEHVRNKSGEY; translated from the coding sequence ATGGCTTTTTCATATGATAAATTATGGAAGTTAATAATTGATATGCGAATTAATAAGACGACGTTACGGGATAAAGCTGGTATTACTTCTTCATCATTAGCAAGACTCAGTAAGAATGAAAATGTAAGTATGGATGTGTTAGATAGAATTTGCACTTGTTTAGATTGTAAATTAGAAGATATTGTAGAGCATGTTCGAAATAAGAGTGGTGAATATTAA
- the dcm gene encoding DNA (cytosine-5-)-methyltransferase — MTIKNELFSSLFDNKKTGLKSYKVVSLFSGIGGFELGLKYSSLSSHVIFSSEIDKFAQQSYLANFPNHNLVGDITKIDEQEIPDHDILMGGFPCQAFSIAGNRHGFEDTRGTLFFNVARILNAKKPKVVFLENVKNLVSHDDSRTIHVILRTLNDLGYTVDFSIINSNEAGLPQNRDRTYIVGIKDFPTEKFEEDKRSKKISCLKKELNELEFHGFNFFNNVNFYNESQIISDILDDIVDKKYYFNSEKMKRFLSTINIDEVNEPVSKIVKVLDLPRETHNDNERQRRVYSVNGISPTILARSDSTKIIVNKDGELAIRKFTPIENFRVQGFDKEFTDTLKHAGISDTQLYKQSGNAVSPPVITGIANHISEVLSDLEEKRMTKFSFIDLFSGIGGFRLALEKNGGTCLFSSDIDKYARETYFNNFGEMPSGDITKIASENIPFHDILCAGFPCQPFSIAGKRLGFEDTRGTLFFDVARIIKDKRPKAFILENVAGIVSHDHGNTLDTISNILEDLNYTFEWKLMNAKDYGVPQNRNRWYCVGINNDLGVVSTSMNSEFFPEKEELTTFIDSFIETTFLPTYEVSEIAQKNMNAFIEEFKNSPRYNPNHLIIANNIRPSKVGFSSTGISPCLTAKMGTGGNNVPVLFEYNRKLTERECLKIMGFPQSYKIKENYSQAYKQIGNSVVVPIIEKIVENLIRLLKI, encoded by the coding sequence ATGACAATTAAAAATGAACTGTTTTCTTCACTTTTTGATAATAAGAAAACAGGATTAAAGAGTTATAAAGTAGTATCTTTATTTTCAGGCATCGGAGGGTTTGAGCTTGGATTAAAGTATTCTTCCTTATCTAGTCATGTAATTTTTTCTTCTGAAATTGATAAGTTTGCTCAACAGTCATATCTAGCTAATTTTCCAAATCATAATTTAGTTGGAGATATTACAAAAATCGATGAACAAGAAATTCCTGATCACGATATTCTTATGGGAGGATTTCCATGCCAAGCATTTAGCATCGCTGGAAATCGTCATGGATTTGAGGATACTCGTGGAACATTGTTTTTTAATGTTGCACGAATTTTAAATGCGAAAAAACCCAAAGTTGTATTTTTAGAAAATGTAAAAAACCTAGTTAGTCATGACGATTCACGAACTATTCATGTGATTCTTCGTACTTTAAATGATTTAGGTTACACAGTAGACTTTTCAATTATTAATTCAAATGAAGCAGGGCTACCTCAAAATCGAGATAGAACTTATATTGTTGGTATTAAAGATTTTCCTACTGAAAAGTTTGAAGAAGATAAGCGAAGTAAGAAAATCAGTTGTTTAAAAAAGGAGTTAAACGAGTTAGAATTTCATGGTTTTAATTTCTTTAATAATGTAAATTTTTATAATGAATCTCAAATAATTTCTGATATTTTAGATGATATTGTAGATAAAAAATATTATTTTAATAGTGAAAAAATGAAAAGATTTCTTTCAACTATAAATATTGATGAAGTCAATGAACCAGTTTCTAAAATTGTTAAAGTTTTGGACTTGCCTAGAGAGACACATAATGATAATGAGAGACAACGTCGAGTCTATTCTGTTAATGGTATATCTCCAACAATTCTTGCTCGTTCTGATTCAACGAAAATCATAGTAAATAAAGATGGTGAGTTAGCCATTAGAAAATTTACACCAATTGAGAATTTTAGAGTACAAGGTTTTGATAAAGAATTTACTGATACATTAAAACATGCTGGTATTAGTGATACTCAATTGTATAAACAATCTGGGAATGCAGTAAGCCCACCAGTAATTACTGGAATTGCAAATCATATCTCAGAAGTCTTAAGTGATTTAGAGGAAAAAAGAATGACAAAATTTAGTTTTATTGATTTATTTTCCGGAATAGGAGGCTTCCGGTTGGCTCTAGAAAAAAATGGTGGTACATGCTTATTTTCAAGTGATATAGATAAATATGCTAGAGAAACGTATTTCAACAACTTTGGAGAAATGCCATCAGGTGATATTACTAAGATTGCATCAGAAAATATTCCATTTCACGATATTCTATGTGCTGGATTTCCATGTCAGCCATTTAGTATTGCTGGAAAGCGGCTAGGATTTGAGGATACACGTGGAACCCTATTCTTTGATGTAGCCCGTATTATCAAAGATAAACGCCCAAAAGCATTTATTTTAGAAAATGTAGCTGGTATTGTTAGCCACGATCATGGAAATACATTGGACACTATTTCAAACATTTTAGAGGATTTGAATTATACATTTGAATGGAAGCTAATGAATGCTAAAGATTATGGAGTTCCACAAAATCGTAATCGTTGGTATTGTGTTGGAATTAATAATGATTTAGGTGTGGTTTCAACTTCAATGAATTCAGAGTTTTTTCCGGAAAAGGAAGAGTTAACTACATTTATTGATAGTTTTATTGAGACTACTTTTTTACCAACATATGAAGTATCTGAAATTGCTCAGAAAAACATGAATGCTTTTATTGAGGAATTTAAAAATAGCCCAAGATACAATCCAAATCATTTAATTATTGCTAATAATATTCGTCCGTCTAAAGTAGGTTTTAGTTCCACAGGAATTAGTCCTTGCCTAACTGCAAAAATGGGGACTGGTGGGAATAATGTTCCCGTACTATTTGAGTACAATAGAAAATTAACCGAAAGAGAATGTTTAAAAATCATGGGATTTCCTCAATCATACAAAATTAAAGAAAATTATAGTCAAGCATACAAGCAAATAGGAAATAGTGTTGTTGTTCCTATAATTGAAAAGATTGTTGAAAATTTAATAAGATTGTTGAAAATTTAA
- a CDS encoding helix-turn-helix transcriptional regulator: MNSLKLFAKNIKIYRTKNGYSQEKLADLSQLHRTYISSVERSQRNITLENAEKIANALNIPLYKLLLPLEEDVHE; encoded by the coding sequence ATGAATTCATTAAAATTGTTCGCCAAAAACATAAAGATATACCGAACTAAGAATGGTTATTCTCAAGAAAAACTAGCTGATTTAAGCCAATTGCATAGAACCTATATTAGTTCTGTTGAGCGTTCTCAAAGAAACATTACACTAGAAAACGCAGAAAAAATTGCGAATGCATTAAACATCCCTTTATATAAATTACTTTTACCTTTGGAGGAAGATGTTCATGAATGA